The genomic interval GGAAGCCCATCGGGGAATCGAGCTGCGTGAGCTGCGGGCACTGCGTCACCGTGTGCCCGTGCAACGCCCTGATGGAAACGGGCATGCTGGGCGAGGCGGGCCTGTTCACCGGCATTCCGCTGCCGGTGTGGGACGCGGCCATTGACGTGGTCAAGGGCGTGGAGGGCAGCACCGGCCTGCGGCCGATCATGAACGTCTCCGAGATCGAGTCGGCCGCCCGCGACGGGTACGTTCAGAAAACGAAGACGGTCTGCACGTACTGCGGCGTGGGCTGCTCGTTCGACGTGTGGACGCACGACCGGCAGCTTCTGAAGGTCGAGCCGGGCCAGGGGCACGCCAACGGCATCTCCACCTGCGTGAAAGGCAAGTTCGGCTGGGAGTACGTTAACAGCCCCGACCGGCTCACGTCACCCCTGATCCGGGAGGGCGGCCGCTTCCAGGAGGCCACGTGGGACGAGGCGCTGGACCTCGTGGCGCGCCGCTTGGCTGACGTCCGCGCGGCGCACGGCCCGGACGCCCTGGCGTTCGTCGCCAGCAGCAAGGCCACGAACGAGGAGGCGTTCCTCGTGCAGAAGTTCGCGCGGCAGGTGATCGGCACGAACAACGTGGACAACTGCTCCCGGTACTGCCAGTCGCCCGCCACGGCCGGCCTGGTCGGCACGGTCGGGATTGGCGGGGACAGCGGCACCATTCACGACATCGAGCAGGCGAGCATGGTCATCACCATCGGCAGCAACGCCGCTGAAAGCCACCCGGTGCTCGCGGCCCGCGTGAAACGCGCGCAGAAACTGGGACGCACCAGGCTCGTGGTGTTCGACATCCGCGAGCATGAACTGGCCCGCCGGGCGGACACCTTCATCCGCCCGCGCCCCGGCACGGACTTCGTGTGGCTGAGCGCCGTGAGCCGGTTTATCGTGGATCAGGGCCTGCAGGACCGGGCGTTCCTGAACGACCGCGTCAACGGCCTGGAAGAGTACCTGGAGTCCCTCAGCCCGTACACCCTGGAGTACGCCGAGCAGGAGACCGGGATTCCCGCCCTGACCCTGGAGGCCTTCGCGCGTGACCTCGCCGCGCAGCGGAGCGTGTGTATCCTGTGGGCCATGGGCGTCACGCAGCAGTGCGGCGGCAGCGACACCAGCGCCGCGATCAGCAACCTGCTCCTCCTGACCGGCAACTACGGGCGCACCGGTACCGGCGCGTACCCGTTGCGGGGGCATAACAATGTGCAGGGGGCCAGCGACATGGGCGCCATGCCCGACCAGGTGAGCGGCTACCAGAAGGTCACGGACCCGCTGACCGTGCAGCGCCACCAGCGGGAGTGGGGGGTGACGCTGCGCCCCGAACGAGGCCTGGACAACACACAGATGGTCGACGCGGCCATTGACGGCCAGCTGCGGGCCCTGTGGCTCACGGGCGAGGAGATGAGCCTCACCGACTCGAACGCCAACCACCTGGAACAAGGGTACGAGGCGCTGGAATTCTTCGTGGTGCAGGACCTGTACTTCACGAACACCGCCCGGTACGCAGATGTGGTTCTGCCCGCCACGCCGTCCCTGGAGAAGGAAGGAACGTTCACCAGCACGGAGCGGCGCATTCAGCGGCTGTACCAGGTGATGGCGCCCCTGAAGGGCAGCCGGCCCGACTGGCAGATCTACACGGCCGTGGCCAACCGCATGGGTGCCAGCTGGACGTACACGCACCCGGCCGAGATCATGGCCGAGATCGCGCGCCTCACGCCGTTCTATGCGGGCGTCACCTACGACCGCCTGGCCGGGTACCGGTCGCTGTGCTGGCCCGTCGCTGAGGACGGCACCGACACGCCCCTGCTGTACCGCGACCGCTTTCACTTCCCGGACGGCCGGGCGAGACTGCACCCGGCGGCGTACCAGCCCCGCCGTAACGCTCCGGACGCCGAGTACGACCTGCACCTGAACAGTGGGCGGATGCTGGAGCACTTCCACGAGGGCAACATGACCTTCCGCGTGCACGGCATCGCCGGAAAGGCGCCGGACGCGTTCGTGGAGGTCAGCCCGGAACTCGCCGCTGAGCGCGGCGTGCAGAGCGGACAGTGGGTGAGGCTGGTCAGCCCGAACGGCGCCGTGCGGCTGCGGGCGCACGTGACCGGCCGCGTTCACGGTCACGAGCTGTACGTGCCCATGAACGCCCGCCACGCCACGGACGCCGTGAACCGCCTGACCGGATCAGGCGGCGACACCATCACGAACACGCCCGCGTACAAGGACACCAGCGTCCGCATGGAAGTCCTGCACGACGTCGGTGAGAACCCCCTGCCGCCCACCAATCACCGGTACGGTCACCCCACGCCGCAGGGGGGCGTGGAAGTGGAACGCAAGTGGGCGCGGCCCGACTACGTCTTCCCCGGGGGACCGCTGCCCATGCACGGCGACAGCCTGAACGCCCGCTCCGACGCGCTGGGCACCGACGACTGACCCTGGCGTGAGCCCGGCCCTTCCCCAGGAGAATCCATGGCGAAAGCACTTGATTTCACCCCCCCCGAGCCCACCCCGCAGGAACGCCTGCACGCCCACCTGGACGACGCTGCCCCCGCCCTGGACGACGCCCTGCGCCTCCTGACCGACCTGCATGAACACGGCGTGCTGGACGTCCTGAGCAAAGCCGTCCGCGGCGGTGAGGGGCTCGTCACGGCCCTGCTGCACGTGACGGGCGGGCCGAGCGGCACGACCCTCCTGCGCAACGTGACGGAGCTCAGCAAGACGCTCTCCAGCCTGGACCCGCGCGAGGTCAGTGTCCTGGGCCACGCCGTCACCGTGGGGGTCAGCGAGAGCGCGCGGCATGTTGCCTCCGGCCGGGGCGCGGGCCTGGGTGAACTGCTGACCCTTCTGAAAGACCGTGACGTGCAGGTGGCGCTGGGCGCGATCCTGGCCCTGCTCCGCGGCATGGGCCGCACGCTGCGCGAAGCGAACGGCGACCTTCCTCAGCAGCCGAACCAGGCGGAAGTGGGCCGCTGAACGGCCCCACGTCACCCCAGCCACCTGCGCCTGCCTGCCAACCGCCGGAACCCCATCCGCAGACGCCCGGTCGCGGGCATCCTGATGCGTCCGCCCGGCCAGGACCGGCACCGGCTGCCCGGCCGACTGCTCCTCAAAGGCCCGTTCCCCGCTGAGTTCGACCAGCGCCCAGAGGACGAACACCCAAACGTGTGGCACCGGCCGACCTGGGGATACGTCCGGCTCGCGGTCAATAGGCTGGCCGTGTCGTTCGGCGGTGTGGCGTGTGCCGGTCGGGCAGCAGCGCTACGGCGTCCTCCCCTGCACGTGTGCCTCCGCCTGGACGGCGGGCGCCGGACCACCGTAATTGACCTGCCTGCGCGGCCCCCTGGCCCCGGAGAGGCCCTGGCTGGCAGGCACGTGGGCAGACCAGCGGCACCGCAGTGCCTCTCCCCTGCCTGACGGGGACGGTGGGCATTGCTGGGGCGCCGCCCAGGCGCAGGGGTTCCGGACGCTCAGGTGGGCACGGCCAGCCGGTCCAGGTGCGCGCGCAGGTACGGGGCGGTGCGGCTGGCCTGCGACCGGGCCACCTGATCAGGTGGCCCGGCCACGACAATCTGTCCGCCTTCGTCACCGGCGCCCGGCCCCAGGTCCAGCACCCAGTCGCTCGCGGCGACGACGCCCAGGTCGTGCTCGACGACGATGACGGTGTGGCCTTCATCCACGAGGCGGTGCAGCTGGGCGTTCAGGCGGTCCACGTCGCTGGGGTGCAGGCCGGTGGTGGGCTCATCAAGCAGGTACAGCGTGTGGCCGCGCGTGGCCTTCTGAAGTTCGCCGGCGAGTTTCACGCGTTGAGCTTCACCGCCGGAGAGTTCCGTGGCCGGCTGACCCAGGCGCAGGTAGCCCAGGCCCACCTCCTGCAGGGTGTTCAGGGCGCGGTGAACGGGAGGCTCGTCGCGGAAGATCACGGCGGCCTCATCGACGCGCAGGGCGAGCACCTGGGCAATGTTCAGGCCAGCCCACGTGACCTCCAGGGTCTTGTCGTTGTAGCGGGCGCCGTGACAGACGGGACAGGGCGCGTACACGGACGGCAGGAACAGAAGTTCAACCATGACGAATCCTTCGCCCTGGCAGTGTTCGCAGCGGCCGCCCCTGACATTGAAGGAGAATCGCCCGGCGCTGTACCGGCGCTGGCGGGCGAGGGGGGCCTGGGCGAACAGGCGGCGGACGTGGTCGAACAGGCCGGTGTACGTGGCGAGGTTGGAGCGGGGCGTGCGCCCGATGGGCGTCTGGGTGACCTGCACCAGCCGGCGCACCTGGGAAACGTCCCCGCTCAGGGTGCCGCCTGTGGGAACCGGAGCATCATCCGGCGGGAGGGTCGGGTCCGGGTCGGGTTCGGGCGCGGGGGTCTGGCCCAGGTGGGTGCCCAGGAGGTCCGGCAGGGCCTGCGTGATCAGGCTGCTCTTGCCGCTGCCGCTCACGCCCGTGACGCTGGTCAGGGTGCCGAGCGGTAGTTCGGCGCTCAGGTGGCGGAGGTTGTTGCGCGTGACGCCCTCCAGGCGCAGCCACCCGCGTGGGGTCCGGCGCGTTTCAGGCAGCGGGGAGGGTGAGGCGAACAGGTACCGGGCCGTCTGGGAGTCCGGTACGGCCTGCAGGCCTTCGGGCGGACCACTGTACAGCACCTGCCCGCCCGCGTCTCCGGCGGCCGGGCCGACGTCCACGATCCAGTCTGCGCGGCGGATCACCTCCAGTTCGTGTTCCACCACGAACACGGAGTTCCCTCCGGCTTTCAGGTCCCGCAGGGCGTCCAGCAGGGCTTCCGTGTCCGCCGGGTGCAGGCCGGCGGAAGGTTCGTCGAGCACGTACACCACCCCGAACAGGTTCGAGTACAGCTGCGTGGCGAGCCGCAGGCGCTGAAGCTCCCCCGGGGACAGGGTGGGGGTGCTGCGCTCCAGCGTCAGGTACCCCAGGCCCAGGCGGGTCAGGACCTCCACCCGGGCGCACAGGTCCCCGGCGAGCCGGGTGAGGGCCAGCGCTTCCTCCTCGGGGCGCGCCCGTCCGGCGCGGTCGGTCCGGCCCGAGGCGGCCGGAGCGAGCAGTTCGGCCACTCGGGTAAGAGGCTGCCGGGAGAAGTCTGCGATGTCCAGTCCGGCGAAAGTCACGGCCAGCGCCTGGCGCGTGAGGCGTTTGCCGTGGCAGACGGGACACTCGCGGATCACCATGAACGACGCGGCGCGTTTTTTCATGGTGTCGCTGGGGCTGTTCGTGAAGGTGTGCAGCACGTGCCGGCGTGCAGACGTGAAGGTGCCCAGGTAGCTGGGTTCCGCCTTGCGTTTCAGGGCTCGCCGGGTTTCCTCGGGCGTCAGGCCCGGGTACACGGGCACCTGGGGCTGTTCGTCGGTGAACAGGATCCAGTCGCGGGCCTGGCGGGGCAGGTCCTGCCAGGGGGTGTCCACGTCGTAGCCGAGCGTGACGAGAATGTCGCGCTGGTTCTGCCCGGCCCACGCGGTGGGCCACGCGGCCACGGCCCGCTCGCGGATCGTGAGGGTCGGGTCGGGCACCATGCTGTCCTCGGTGACGTCGAATACGCGGCCCAGCCCGTGGCATTCCGGGCAGGCGCCCTGAGGGGTGTTCGGCGAGAACCCTTCGGCGTACACGATGCCCTGGCCGGGCGGGTAGTCGCCGGCGCGGGAGTACAGCAGGCGCAGCACGTTGTTCAGTGTGGTCAGGCTGCCGACCGTGGAGCGCGCGGTGGGCACGCCCCGCTGCTGCTGAAGGGCCACGGCGGGCGGCAGGCCGTCGATGCGGTCCACGTCCGGGGTGCCCAGCTGGTTGAACAGGCGCCGGGCATAGGGCGAGACGGAATCCAGGTAGCGGCGCTGCGCCTCGGCGTACAGCGTCCCGAAGGCCAGGGAGGACTTCCCGGAGCCGGACACGCCGGTGAAGACGACCAGGGCGTCGCGCGGCAGGTCCACGTTCACGTCCTTGAGGTTGTGTTCGCGGGCGCCGCGCACCTGCACGAAGCCCTCGCGGGGGCCGGGGGCAGAGGAGCGGGTCATGCCGGCAGTATCGGCCGGGGGTGCGGCGCGGCGGATCAGGGGGCCTTCAGCCGTCCCCCATGGTCCAGAGGGTTGTGGTCATGAACCCCATGGCAGGGCGCCGCACACCAGTCCCGGTGACCTGAGCCTTTGCTCCGGGGTGCTGAGCTTCACCTGCACGGCGGTCAGGAGGGCTGCTCTGGCCTGCGCACGGTTCACGGTGCGTGCCCCTCACCACGCGGAGCGTCACGGTCAGGGTGGGGTTGGCTCGGAGGCCAGAGCAGGCCGCCCGGGCGGGTCACGCCAGTCTATCTGTCCGGAAACGTGCAGTGTAGGCCGGCCGGCGTTCGCGTGACCTTCACCGCTCTTGCCCGGGGCCGCTCGCCGTAGCATGAGGCTGTGACCTCCCCCGCCACCGACCGGCCCACCCGGCCCCTGCCGTTCAAACCGGCCGGGCACGTGGAACTCGCGCGGTACTCCAGCCTGGGCCGGTACTGGGCGCTGCTGGGCGGCGCCGCGCGCGCTGGTCGCCGCGTGACCCTGGTGCGGGGCGACAGCGCGGACCTGTGCCGCCGCCGGATCGCCGGGGCCACGCTGATGAACGCCGGGATCTTCCTGGACGTTGACCGGACCGCGCGGCACCTCGACGACGGGTTCGCGCCGCACGCCGCGATGGTGGCGCTGCTGGCCGGTGACCCTGCGCCGCTGCGCGAGGAGCTGAACGCGCATTTCGAGCTTCGCGTGGACTTCACGCTGGCCCTGACGGCCACCCGGGACCTGATCTGCCGCCCGGAACTGCGGTTCATGCCGGTCGTGCCGGGCCTCAGCAGCCTGCCGGACGACCTGACGCTGGAGGTGCGGCGCCTGGGACGCGACGAACTGCATCTGCTCGTGCAGCGCGCCTGCGGCCTCGCCTGAAGGCGGAGGCGGGAGAGCGCGCTTCCGTCCTCCCCTGCCGGTGCGTGAGTGGACCTAGCCGTCGCTGGGCGTCCGTTTCTTTGGCGAGCTGGCCGCAAAGGCCGCGAGGCGCGCCGTGACCTGCGGCGGCGTGCGGGTCAGGAGGTCCCGGGCGTGCGGGTGGGTCTGCGTGAAGGCTTCCACGCGGTCCATCAGGGTGGCGAACACGTCGTCCGGCATGTCCAGGGCGGGTGTCAGGCGCACGGTGCGTTTGCTGCTCAGGGACAGGTTTGCCATAACGCCCCCCTGGTGCAGTTCGCGCAGGGCCAGGATGGCGGTGGCCTCGAACACGAGTTCCTTCAGCACGCCGGGCAGCGGCACACCCACCATGGGCCGGAACTGCAGGGCGAGCAGCAGGCCCTGGCCGCGGACGTCCTCCAGCAGTTTCGGAAAGCGGGCGTGCATGGCCCGCAGCCGGGCGAGGCCCTGCGCGCCGAGTTCACGGCTGCGGGCCGGGAAGTCGTTTTCCAGCAGGTACTCCAGGCTTTTCAGGCCGACTGCCATGGCGAGTGCCCCGCCGCCGAAGGTGTTGCTGTGGCGTTTGCTGCTCAGGCCGCCCAGCATCTTCTTGTAGATGGGGGCGCGGACGATGGTGGCGCCCACGGCAGTCATCCCGCCGCCCAGCGGTTTGGCGAGGGTGATGATGTCGGCGTTGAGGCCCTGCGCGGCCGATTCGAACCAGTGGCCGGTGCGGCCCAGGCCGGTCTGAATCTCGTCGGCAATCACGGGAATGCCGTGGCGGCGGCACAGGTCGCCCAGGCCGCTGAGGAATCCGGCGGGTGGGAGGTTCACGCCGCCCTCTCCCTGAATGGGTTCCACGACCACGCACACGACGTTGTCGGGTCCCACGCGGCGGATCAGGCGGGCCAGGGCGTCCAGGTCGCCGTAGGGGCTGGTGAGCGCGCCGGGCACCAGGGGCCGGAAGATGTCCTGGTATTCGGGGTTGGGGGTGAGGCTCAGGCTGCCGAGGGTCTTGCCGTGGTACCCGCTGGCGAACGAGATCTGGTATTTCGCCCGGGGCCGCCAGGCTTTGGCGAACTTCAGGGCGCCCTCGATCGCTTCGGTGCCGCTGGAGCAGAAGAACACCTGACTGTCGGCGTGGCTGGGCAGGTCGCGGGCGAGCAGCGCCACGAGGTTCGCTTCCAGCGCGGCCCGCCAGGGGCTGGTGGACTGCTGCGGGAGGCCCATGGCGCGGTTGCTGGTGAGGAATTCCTGCATGAACGCCGTGATGGCGGGCGGCATCTCCCCGAAGGGCGCGGCGGCGTACCCGCTGGCGTTGATGCGGCGCACGCCGCGCTCGTCCTCGAGTTCCCAGGGGGTCACGCGGGAGAACGGACCGGCGAGGCCCAGGACGTCCAGGCCGTACAGCAGTTCCTCATTCCCGTGCCGCAGTTCCAGGCGGCGCACGTCGGGGCCGCTGAGACGTTCGTCCAGCACGTCGCGGGTGGTAATGAAACCAGGAGGCAGGGCACACATGAACGCCAGTCTAGTGCCCGGGGTGGCGCGAGAGGTCCCGCGGCCGTTCAGGACTGCGCGGCTTTCAGGGCGGGCACCCCGCCTGGGTACGCCTGGGCGTTCAGCCCGTCGGCGCGCAGGTACCGGGCGGCCAGCCCGGAGCGTACGCCCCGCTCGCAGATCACGAGCAGGGGGCCCAGGTCGGGCGACAGGCCGTGCGTGCCGTTCTCGATGGCGTCCAGGCTGACGGCCTGCACTGGCCGGTCGGTCAGGGCGGTCAGGGGGTCACGGCCGCGCAGGTCGTCGGGGCGCAGGTCGATCACGGTTACGCCTTCGGGGAGGGTCATGGGCGCAGGATACGCGCGGCGCGCCGGGTGACAGGGTGGCCGCGGCGCACATTCCGAGTGGGCCGCTCGGGTATGCTGGGCCGCATGGAAGATGTCACTCCGCAGGAAGGGCAGCGCCGCGTGCAGCAGGGCGCGCTGCTCGTGGACGTTCGTGAGCAGAACGAATTTGATGAGGTGCACGCTGAGGGCGCGCTGCTGATGCCGCTCAGCGACTTCGAGACCCGTTACGCGGAACTCCCGAAGGACCGGGAACTGGTGATGATCTGCCGCAGCGGGGCCCGCAGCGCCCGCGCCGGCGAGTTCCTGAAGGCGCAGGGGTACGGTCAGGTCGTGAACCTCGCCGGGGGCACCATGGCCTGGGTGCAGGACGGGCTGCCCAGCGTGCAGGGGCAGAGCTGATGACCGCGCCGGAGAACACGCCGCAGAGCGGAACGCCTGCCGGGCTGCCCAGCGAGGCGCAGATCCTGGAGGCGCTGAAGGTCGTGAAGGACCCGGAAATTCCGGTGAATGTCGTGGATCTCGGGCTGATCTACGGGGTGGACATCAATGAGGCTGGCCTGGTGGACATCACCATGACCCTGACCAGCGTGGGGTGCCCGGTGCAGGACCTGATCCGCGCGGACGCGGAGATGGCCGTGGGGCGCCTGGACGGCGTGAACGAGGTGAACGTGGAGTTCGTGTGGTCGCCGCCGTGGGGGCCGGACAAGATGACGGAGGACGGCAAGCGCCAGATGCGCATGTTCGGCTTCAACGTCTGACGGCACGGCCACCATGACGAGGGGCCCGGAGATCAACCTCCGGGCTCCTTGTCATGGTGGTGTTCAGTCGTCACTGCTGCGGGCGATGCTCAGGACGTTCAGGAACTGGGCGAGGGCCATGGCGAATCCGGCGACGTACGTGAGGGCCGCGGCGGTCAGCACGGAGCGGGCGCCGCTGGTGGCCTGGGCGCCACCGCTCAGGCCGCGCCGCTGCAGGTAGGCCAGGGCGCGGCGGCTGGCGTCGAATTCCACGGGCAGCGTGATCAGGTGAAACAGCAGGGCCGCGCCGAAGAGGAGGACGCCCACCCAGAGCAGGCCGGTGAAGTGCATGAGCACGCCGGCCATGAACAGCAGAGGCGCGAGGTTCATGCCGAGGCTGAGTGGAACGGCGAGGCGGGCGCGCAGGACCAGGGCTGGCATGTGCACCTTGTCCTGAATGGCGTGCCCGACCTCGTGCGCGGCGACCGCCATGGCGGCGACACTGGGCGCGCCGTAGACGCTCTCGCTGAGGTTTACGGTCTTGCGAATGGGGTCGTAGTGGTCGCTGAGGGTTCCGGGGACGGCGTGAACCGGCACGTGGTGCAGGCCGTTCTGGTCAAGCATCATGCGGGCCACCTGTGCGCCCGTGAGGGTGTGGGGGTTGCGGACGCGGCTCCAGCGGCCGTAGGTGCGGCTCAGGGCGCCCTGGATGAGAAAGGACGCGAGCAGGATGATCAGGATCAGGGGGGTGTAGGGGCCGAAGAATGCCATATCAGACCTCCTCCTGACATAATCTTAGCGCTACTCACTCAAGTTTGATGATAACTCAGGACACTGCTCCTCAGGTGCAGTGCCAAGAGAAAAGCGCCGCCTGACAGGTCAGGGCGGCGCGCCTGGTGCAGCGAGGTCAGCTTTGAGAGGCTGCGGGAATGCTGCGCACCACGAAGCGCACAGCGGTCCGTTCCTCAGACTGCACGTCGAGTTTCACAAATTCCGGCTGGGTGTACAGGTCAAGGTGATCACCCACGAGGTACCCGCGGGCAATGGCCAGAGCCTTAACCGCCTGGTTCACGGCAGTCGGGCCGATGGCCTGAATTTCCACCTGCCCCTGCGAGCGCAGCAGAGCGGCGATGGCACCGGCGATGGCGTTGGGTCGGGAAGTGCCGGAGACGCGCAGGGTTTCCAAGAAGATGCTCCTTTCCGGGCTCGGCCTGACAGCGGAGCCTGAAACGGTTTCATATTAAGCAGCCCGGTCCCGGTGGGACCATGCCCCAGGCGGGGTCACCGGTGACGCCCCCACCGGGGGTACTGAAACGTGCCGCTTCACCCACCATACCCTGACACCCCCCTGACCAGCCCCTGACCGGCCCGTCACGCGCCCACGGCACCCTGAGGGACATGACCCACCCGGACCCCGTCACCCCCAGTTTCTGGCACCGCCTGCTCGACACGCGCCTGTCGCGCCGCGCCGCGCTGGGGAGCGCCGCCACAACGGCCGCCGCCCTCACGCTCCCCCTGACCATCAGCGAGGCCCAGGCTGCGAACAACGGCGGGCCCAGTGCCGTGGACCCCAGGGCCCTGAACCCCCGCACCGTTCCGCCCTTCCGCGCCATACCCAGCGGGAATGCCGACACCCTGACCCTCCCGCCCGGGTACCGGTCCCAGCTGCTGGCCCCCTGGGGCGAGGTGTTCACCGAGGACGGCCGCGAAATTGGCTTCAACCACGACTTCGTGGGGTATTTCCCCATTGATCTGCTCGAAGGGGGGCGCAGCAGCACCGACGCCCTGCTCACCATCAACCACGAGTACGTGAACGCCCTGTTCGTGGGCGGCAACACCAGGGAACGAACCCCCGAGCAGATCCGCGCGGAAATGCAGGCCATGGGCGTCAGCGTGGTCCGCGTCCGCCGGGAGCAGGGACAGTGGCGGATCGTGCCCGACCCCCGCAACCGCCGCATCGACGCGCTGACCAGCATTGAACTGACCGGACCTGTGCGAGGTACGGCGGCCGTGAAGGGTGCCACCACCGTCCGGGGCACCGTCGGCAACTGCTCCGGCGGGCAGACGCCCTGGGGCACGCTGCTCACCTGCGAGGAGAACGTGGACGGGTACACCAGGTCCTGGGCCGGCAGCGGCTACGAGGCCCTGCACCAGGGCTGGGTGACCGAAATCGATCCCTTTGACCCCAGCTGGACGCCGAAGAAACGCACCGCCATGGGCCGGTTCCGGCATGAGAACGTCGCCGTGACCGTCGCCCGGGACGGCCGCGTGGTCGGGTACATGGGCGACGATATGCAGGACGCCTGCGTGTACAAGTTCGTGTCGCGCGGCCGCTTCGAGCCTGCCAACCGCGCCGCGAACCTGAACCTGCTCACCGAGGGCGACCTGTACGTCGCGGATTTCGGCACCGGCCGGTGGCTGCTGCTGGACTACGACCGCAACAAGAAACTTCAGGACGCCAAAGGCGCCGACGGCAGACCCCTGTTCGCCAGCCAGGCGGACGTGCTGGCCGACGCGCGTGCCAGCGCCCTCGCGGTGGGCGGCACGCCCGTCGACCGCCCGGAGGACATCGAGATTCACCCCCGCACCGGTGAGGTGTACGTGGCCCTGACGAACAACAGCAGGCACGGCAACTACTTCGGGCAGATCATCAAACTCCGAGAGGCGCAGGACGACTGGGCCGCCGAGTCCTTCCTGTGGGAGGTGTTCGCCGTGGGCGGCCCGCAGAGCGGCTTTGCCAGTCCCGACAACCTCGTGTTCGATCCGTACGGAAACCTGTGGATGGTCACCGACAACAGCGACCTGAGTACCAACCCCATCAAGGCTTTCCACGGCAACAACGCCATGTTCTTCTTTCCCACCGAGGGCCAGCACGCCGGCAGGGCCTACCGCTTCGCCATCGGCCCGGTAGACGCCGAGATGACCGGTCCCGTCTGGTCCCCGGACGGCCGGACCCTGTTCCTGTCCATTCAGCATCCCGGAGAGGACAGCGAGAGCCTGGACAAGCTGCGCTCCTCGTTCGGCGCCAGGCCAGGCAGCCGCGTGCCGCGCCCCACCCTGGTTGCCATTGAGGGGTTCCCCGGGTGGCGGGCGTGACGGGCGCCCTGCCGCCCGTGAAAGCCCCGTGGATCGTGGGCCGCGCGCCCCTGCTGGAACACGCCGCGGCCGACTTTCTGGCGGAGGTCACCCGGCAGTCCCCCTGGCGCCGCGCCCGGTTCGAGGCGCAGCTGGAAGCCCTGGAGGGCTTTCTCGGCGCCCCTGCCCCGCTGCTGGCCTACACCCGCGCGACCGGTGACGCGTGGCTGCGCACCCTGCCCGCGCAGGAGCAGGCGAACGCCGCCGGGCTGCTCAGGGAGTTCCGTGCGTACCTGCGGGAGTGGGGCTGGCTGGACTTCGCCCGGCCCGTGAACCAGCCTGACTGAAAGCCCCGGCTGAAAGCGAGAAGCGGGGCACCGGAATGCAGCCTCCGGCGCCCCGCTTCTCGCGGGGTCAGCGGCTTTTCAGTTCGGTCCAGATGCGGTCGTACAGCCGCTGCGGACGCCCGGTGGGCAGTTCCCCGATGAAATCCAGCCGGCCGTCCCGGAGCCATGAGGGCGGCGGGTTCAGGGCCGGCACGTCCTTCAGGAAGTCATCCAGGTGCGGGCGGGCGGCCGCGTTCGGGGTGGCGTAGTACGTGTAGTTGCTGAGCTGCGCGCCGTTCCGGGCGTCCAGAATGAAGTTGATGAACTGGTGGGCGAGCGCCGGGCTGGCGCTGCGCTTCAGGATCACCAGGGTGTCCATGCTGATGGTCGTGCCCTGCCGGGGCAGCAGGACCTGCACGTCCGGGTTCTCCTCGGTGGCGATCAGCAGGTCACCCACGTAGATCTGCCCCAGGTCAATCTGCTGGGCCAGGAGTTTGTTGCGGGTGCCGGGCCCACCGTCAAACCCCTGGAAGCCCCGCTTGGCGACCACGCGCCGCAGCAGGTTCCGTGCGGCGCGCAGTTCCGCGACGCGGGTGGTGTTCGCACTGAATCCCAGGAACTTCAACGCGGCGCCGATCACCTCACGTGGGTCGTCGAGCAGCACAAAGGAGAGCCGGTCCTCCGGGCCGAAAATTTCCGCCCAGGTGTCCTGAGGCACGTACCTGGACCGGT from Deinococcus taeanensis carries:
- a CDS encoding PhoX family protein, which codes for MTHPDPVTPSFWHRLLDTRLSRRAALGSAATTAAALTLPLTISEAQAANNGGPSAVDPRALNPRTVPPFRAIPSGNADTLTLPPGYRSQLLAPWGEVFTEDGREIGFNHDFVGYFPIDLLEGGRSSTDALLTINHEYVNALFVGGNTRERTPEQIRAEMQAMGVSVVRVRREQGQWRIVPDPRNRRIDALTSIELTGPVRGTAAVKGATTVRGTVGNCSGGQTPWGTLLTCEENVDGYTRSWAGSGYEALHQGWVTEIDPFDPSWTPKKRTAMGRFRHENVAVTVARDGRVVGYMGDDMQDACVYKFVSRGRFEPANRAANLNLLTEGDLYVADFGTGRWLLLDYDRNKKLQDAKGADGRPLFASQADVLADARASALAVGGTPVDRPEDIEIHPRTGEVYVALTNNSRHGNYFGQIIKLREAQDDWAAESFLWEVFAVGGPQSGFASPDNLVFDPYGNLWMVTDNSDLSTNPIKAFHGNNAMFFFPTEGQHAGRAYRFAIGPVDAEMTGPVWSPDGRTLFLSIQHPGEDSESLDKLRSSFGARPGSRVPRPTLVAIEGFPGWRA
- a CDS encoding aspartate aminotransferase family protein — translated: MCALPPGFITTRDVLDERLSGPDVRRLELRHGNEELLYGLDVLGLAGPFSRVTPWELEDERGVRRINASGYAAAPFGEMPPAITAFMQEFLTSNRAMGLPQQSTSPWRAALEANLVALLARDLPSHADSQVFFCSSGTEAIEGALKFAKAWRPRAKYQISFASGYHGKTLGSLSLTPNPEYQDIFRPLVPGALTSPYGDLDALARLIRRVGPDNVVCVVVEPIQGEGGVNLPPAGFLSGLGDLCRRHGIPVIADEIQTGLGRTGHWFESAAQGLNADIITLAKPLGGGMTAVGATIVRAPIYKKMLGGLSSKRHSNTFGGGALAMAVGLKSLEYLLENDFPARSRELGAQGLARLRAMHARFPKLLEDVRGQGLLLALQFRPMVGVPLPGVLKELVFEATAILALRELHQGGVMANLSLSSKRTVRLTPALDMPDDVFATLMDRVEAFTQTHPHARDLLTRTPPQVTARLAAFAASSPKKRTPSDG
- a CDS encoding stage V sporulation protein S; this encodes METLRVSGTSRPNAIAGAIAALLRSQGQVEIQAIGPTAVNQAVKALAIARGYLVGDHLDLYTQPEFVKLDVQSEERTAVRFVVRSIPAASQS
- a CDS encoding rhodanese-like domain-containing protein — translated: MEDVTPQEGQRRVQQGALLVDVREQNEFDEVHAEGALLMPLSDFETRYAELPKDRELVMICRSGARSARAGEFLKAQGYGQVVNLAGGTMAWVQDGLPSVQGQS
- a CDS encoding polyamine ABC transporter substrate-binding protein, which translates into the protein MKRTAALLLGAALLGSCYRVPKPTAGISAAVPAARGDSRTLRVFIWSEYIDPDLVKTFEKHSGVRVILDTYESNEAMLAKLQGGGAQYDLAVPSNYVVQTMVRAGLLQPLDRTQLPNLKNIAPGFLNAAYDPGNTYSVPYQYAATGLAFNRSRYVPQDTWAEIFGPEDRLSFVLLDDPREVIGAALKFLGFSANTTRVAELRAARNLLRRVVAKRGFQGFDGGPGTRNKLLAQQIDLGQIYVGDLLIATEENPDVQVLLPRQGTTISMDTLVILKRSASPALAHQFINFILDARNGAQLSNYTYYATPNAAARPHLDDFLKDVPALNPPPSWLRDGRLDFIGELPTGRPQRLYDRIWTELKSR
- a CDS encoding rhodanese-like domain-containing protein → MTLPEGVTVIDLRPDDLRGRDPLTALTDRPVQAVSLDAIENGTHGLSPDLGPLLVICERGVRSGLAARYLRADGLNAQAYPGGVPALKAAQS
- a CDS encoding metal-sulfur cluster assembly factor encodes the protein MTAPENTPQSGTPAGLPSEAQILEALKVVKDPEIPVNVVDLGLIYGVDINEAGLVDITMTLTSVGCPVQDLIRADAEMAVGRLDGVNEVNVEFVWSPPWGPDKMTEDGKRQMRMFGFNV
- a CDS encoding zinc metallopeptidase, with the translated sequence MAFFGPYTPLILIILLASFLIQGALSRTYGRWSRVRNPHTLTGAQVARMMLDQNGLHHVPVHAVPGTLSDHYDPIRKTVNLSESVYGAPSVAAMAVAAHEVGHAIQDKVHMPALVLRARLAVPLSLGMNLAPLLFMAGVLMHFTGLLWVGVLLFGAALLFHLITLPVEFDASRRALAYLQRRGLSGGAQATSGARSVLTAAALTYVAGFAMALAQFLNVLSIARSSDD